A genomic window from Streptomyces sp. 846.5 includes:
- a CDS encoding glycoside hydrolase family 15 protein, with the protein MPGRIEDYALIGDLQTAALVGRDGSIDWLCLPRFDSPTCFAALLGGEEHGGWRLAPEGAEECTSRSYVGDSLVLETVWETDTGTVKVIDFMPQRDHTPDVMRIVVGVSGCVRMHAEMRLRFDYARVVPWMRRTDHHRVAVAGPDSVWIRGHSAIRTFGKNFTTFGQFEVNAGDRIPIVLSWLPSHHSSPPRQDAEKSLQETLRGWQEWASVSKYRGPYRDSVMRSLVVLKALTYEPTGGIVAAATASLPEEIGGERNWDYRFCWLRDSTMTLSALLRSGYVEEASAWREWLLRAIAGDPADLQTMYGVAGERRLTEFTADWLPGYEGSAPVRFGNAAVDQLQLDVYGEVIDTLYLALTAGIPMERHVWALINSFMRFLAEHWSDPDEGLWEVRGGRRHFVHSKVMCWVAFDRAVKMAEMTGMAAPVDRWREVRDAIHLDVCTRGFDQELGSFTQYYGGKELDASTLFVVKTGFLPADDPRVVGTVDAVQKGLDHDGFVLRYSTGEPQDAQVDGLQGTEGAFLACSFWLADALIAIGRREEGRLLFERVAAISNDLGLISEEWDPKAERQLGNTPQAFTHVALVNTAFALEEPKKARQEEL; encoded by the coding sequence ATGCCCGGACGTATCGAGGACTACGCGCTGATCGGGGATCTGCAGACCGCGGCCCTGGTCGGCCGCGACGGCTCCATCGACTGGCTGTGCCTGCCCCGGTTCGACTCCCCCACCTGCTTCGCGGCCCTGCTCGGTGGCGAGGAGCACGGCGGCTGGAGGCTCGCGCCCGAGGGCGCCGAGGAGTGCACCAGCCGCTCCTACGTCGGTGACAGCCTGGTCCTGGAGACCGTCTGGGAGACCGACACCGGCACCGTCAAGGTGATCGACTTCATGCCGCAGCGGGACCACACCCCCGATGTGATGCGGATCGTCGTGGGCGTCTCCGGCTGCGTGCGGATGCACGCCGAGATGCGGCTGCGCTTCGACTACGCGCGGGTGGTGCCGTGGATGCGGCGCACCGACCACCACCGGGTCGCGGTGGCGGGCCCGGACTCGGTGTGGATCCGCGGGCACTCCGCGATCCGCACCTTCGGCAAGAACTTCACCACCTTCGGGCAGTTCGAGGTCAACGCCGGCGACCGGATCCCCATAGTGCTGAGCTGGCTGCCCTCGCACCACTCCAGCCCGCCGCGCCAGGACGCCGAGAAGTCGCTCCAGGAGACCCTGCGGGGCTGGCAGGAGTGGGCCTCGGTGAGCAAGTACCGCGGGCCCTACCGGGATTCGGTGATGCGCTCGCTGGTCGTACTCAAGGCGCTGACCTACGAGCCCACCGGCGGCATCGTCGCCGCCGCCACCGCGTCGCTGCCCGAGGAGATCGGCGGCGAGCGCAACTGGGACTACCGCTTCTGCTGGCTCCGCGACTCCACCATGACCCTCTCGGCGCTGCTGCGCAGCGGCTATGTCGAGGAGGCCTCGGCCTGGCGCGAGTGGCTGCTGCGCGCCATCGCCGGCGACCCGGCCGACCTGCAGACCATGTACGGGGTGGCCGGCGAGCGCAGGCTGACCGAGTTCACCGCCGACTGGCTCCCCGGGTACGAGGGCTCGGCGCCGGTCCGCTTCGGCAACGCCGCCGTCGACCAGCTGCAGCTGGACGTGTACGGGGAGGTGATAGACACCCTGTACCTCGCGCTGACGGCGGGAATACCGATGGAGCGTCATGTCTGGGCGCTCATCAACTCGTTCATGCGCTTTCTGGCGGAGCACTGGAGCGACCCCGACGAGGGCCTGTGGGAGGTGCGCGGCGGACGCCGCCACTTCGTGCACTCCAAGGTGATGTGCTGGGTCGCCTTCGACCGTGCCGTGAAGATGGCCGAGATGACCGGCATGGCGGCACCGGTGGACCGCTGGCGCGAGGTCCGCGACGCGATCCACCTGGACGTCTGCACCCGGGGCTTCGACCAGGAGCTGGGCAGCTTCACCCAGTACTACGGCGGCAAGGAACTGGACGCGTCGACCCTCTTCGTGGTCAAGACCGGCTTTCTGCCGGCGGACGACCCGCGGGTGGTCGGCACCGTCGACGCCGTGCAGAAGGGGCTGGACCACGACGGTTTCGTCCTGCGGTACTCCACCGGGGAGCCCCAGGACGCCCAGGTGGACGGCCTGCAGGGCACCGAAGGCGCATTCCTGGCCTGCTCGTTCTGGCTGGCGGACGCGCTGATCGCGATCGGGCGGAGGGAGGAGGGACGGCTACTGTTCGAGCGGGTCGCCGCCATCTCCAACGACCTGGGCCTGATCTCCGAGGAGTGGGACCCGAAGGCCGAGCGGCAGCTGGGCAACACCCCGCAGGCGTTCACCCATGTCGCCCTGGTCAACACCGCCTTCGCGCTGGAAGAGCCGAAGAAAGCACGACAGGAGGAGCTCTGA
- a CDS encoding SDR family oxidoreductase: MDLGLEGRVYAVTAATRGLGFASAEALVADGARVVLTGRGQAAVDEAVKRLGGAAVAVGVVADNASSDTGERVIAAARQHFGRIDGVLISAGGPPAGSMLSATDEEWAGAFESVFLGAVRIARRFAGELGDGGSIGFVLSASVREPIGGLAISNGLRPGLAMAAKTLADELGPRGIRVFGLLPARIDTERVQHLDSLGGDPEGARARAAAGIPLRRYGRPEEFGRVAAFYLSPAASYLTGVMVPVDGGALRGI; the protein is encoded by the coding sequence ATGGATCTCGGACTTGAGGGACGTGTCTACGCCGTCACCGCCGCCACCCGCGGCCTCGGCTTCGCCAGCGCGGAGGCGCTGGTCGCCGACGGGGCCCGGGTGGTGCTGACCGGGCGCGGCCAGGCCGCGGTGGACGAGGCCGTCAAGCGGCTGGGCGGTGCCGCCGTGGCGGTCGGCGTGGTCGCCGACAACGCCTCGTCGGACACCGGGGAGCGGGTGATCGCCGCGGCGAGGCAGCACTTCGGCAGGATCGACGGGGTCCTCATCAGCGCGGGTGGCCCTCCGGCCGGGTCGATGCTGTCCGCGACGGACGAGGAGTGGGCCGGGGCGTTCGAGTCGGTGTTCCTGGGGGCGGTTCGCATCGCGCGGCGGTTCGCGGGTGAACTGGGGGATGGCGGCTCGATCGGGTTCGTGCTGTCGGCCTCGGTACGGGAGCCGATCGGCGGGCTGGCGATCTCCAACGGCCTGCGGCCGGGGCTGGCGATGGCGGCGAAGACGCTCGCGGACGAGCTGGGGCCGCGGGGCATCCGGGTGTTCGGCCTGCTGCCGGCCCGGATCGACACCGAAAGGGTCCAGCATCTCGACTCGCTCGGCGGAGACCCGGAGGGTGCGCGGGCCCGCGCGGCGGCGGGGATTCCACTGCGGCGATACGGGAGGCCGGAGGAGTTCGGGAGGGTGGCGGCGTTTTATCTTTCACCGGCGGCTTCGTATTTGACTGGTGTGATGGTGCCGGTTGATGGGGGTGCGCTGCGGGGGATTTGA
- a CDS encoding alkaline shock response membrane anchor protein AmaP, producing MSRRVVNRILLALVGLVLLAGGALLLAGGLYLNHRHHAVLAPADRVRWRGEDWWWPTVFAGLAVVALLSLSWMVAQLRTGTADRITVPDLADLPVRLRGAALARAVTDEAEQIPGVSRARVRILGGPRARIALTLAPGAAPGPVLHELAAGPLAHARRSVGTALSAEARVRVESGSVPRVQ from the coding sequence ATGAGCCGGAGGGTGGTCAATCGCATCCTGCTGGCCCTGGTCGGCCTGGTGCTGCTCGCCGGGGGAGCGCTGCTGCTGGCCGGGGGGCTGTACCTGAACCACCGGCACCACGCGGTGCTGGCGCCTGCCGACCGGGTGCGCTGGCGCGGCGAGGACTGGTGGTGGCCGACGGTCTTCGCCGGGTTGGCGGTGGTCGCGCTGCTGTCGCTCAGCTGGATGGTGGCCCAACTCCGCACCGGCACGGCGGACCGGATCACCGTCCCGGACCTGGCCGACCTCCCGGTCCGCCTGCGCGGCGCGGCGCTGGCGCGGGCCGTCACCGACGAGGCCGAACAGATCCCTGGCGTCTCCCGGGCCCGCGTACGGATCCTCGGCGGCCCGCGTGCGCGCATCGCTCTGACCCTCGCCCCGGGGGCGGCCCCGGGCCCCGTCCTCCACGAACTCGCGGCAGGGCCGCTTGCCCATGCACGGCGCTCTGTTGGGACGGCACTGTCGGCGGAGGCGCGGGTACGGGTGGAATCGGGTTCGGTTCCGAGGGTTCAGTGA
- a CDS encoding DUF6286 domain-containing protein, whose protein sequence is MSVASPAGTAPAPAAPAAPEQSDAPRGRRFWSARRNAAALTALVLAAAAGALLYEEIYIRSGHRAHAWRIRISDELAQRHLDDAWVLAGAAVACALGLWLLLLAATPGLRRLLPLATEGTDDLRAALDRRAAAAMLRRAALETPGVREAGVKVGRRRARVRAVVGFGDPSEVKAALAERLTAERARLGLVRPPMVHVRVGAEGKPRGKS, encoded by the coding sequence ATGAGCGTCGCTTCACCCGCCGGGACGGCGCCCGCCCCGGCCGCCCCCGCCGCTCCGGAGCAGTCGGACGCCCCGCGCGGCCGCCGGTTCTGGTCGGCCCGCCGCAACGCCGCCGCCCTCACCGCCCTGGTCCTGGCCGCCGCGGCCGGCGCGCTGCTCTACGAGGAGATCTACATCCGCAGCGGGCACCGGGCCCATGCCTGGCGCATTCGGATCAGCGACGAACTGGCACAGCGTCACCTCGACGACGCCTGGGTGCTCGCCGGCGCGGCCGTGGCCTGCGCGCTGGGCCTGTGGCTGCTGCTGCTCGCCGCGACCCCCGGCCTGCGCCGGCTGCTGCCGCTCGCCACGGAGGGCACCGACGACCTGCGCGCCGCCCTGGACCGGCGCGCGGCGGCGGCGATGCTGCGCCGGGCCGCGCTGGAGACACCGGGGGTGCGCGAGGCGGGGGTGAAGGTCGGACGGCGCAGGGCGCGGGTGCGCGCGGTCGTCGGCTTCGGCGATCCCAGCGAGGTGAAGGCGGCGCTGGCCGAGCGGCTCACGGCGGAGCGCGCCCGGCTGGGGCTGGTCCGCCCGCCGATGGTCCATGTCAGGGTCGGCGCGGAGGGCAAGCCCAGGGGGAAGTCATGA
- a CDS encoding Asp23/Gls24 family envelope stress response protein — protein sequence MTDVTKTSAPKPGQRETVQLAPSGERGRTTIAVGVVEKVAGMAARDVQGIHALGSGSRGFGAVRDRVPGNRPNVGKGVKAEVGERQAALDIDLVVEYGVPIAELAAVVRKNVISSVERITGLQVVEVNIAVNDVHLPDEQDDDEPTESRVQ from the coding sequence ATGACCGATGTGACCAAGACCAGTGCCCCCAAGCCCGGCCAGCGGGAGACCGTCCAGCTGGCGCCCAGCGGCGAGCGCGGCCGTACCACCATCGCCGTGGGCGTCGTGGAGAAGGTCGCCGGGATGGCGGCCAGGGACGTGCAGGGCATCCACGCCCTGGGCAGCGGATCCCGTGGTTTCGGCGCGGTGCGCGACCGGGTCCCCGGGAACCGGCCCAACGTCGGCAAGGGCGTCAAGGCCGAGGTCGGCGAGCGGCAGGCCGCCCTCGACATCGACCTGGTGGTCGAATACGGGGTCCCCATCGCGGAGTTGGCGGCCGTGGTGCGGAAGAACGTGATCAGCTCGGTGGAGCGGATCACCGGTCTGCAGGTCGTCGAGGTCAACATCGCCGTCAACGACGTCCATCTGCCGGACGAGCAGGACGACGACGAACCCACCGAGAGCAGGGTCCAGTGA
- a CDS encoding enoyl-CoA hydratase/isomerase family protein — translation MHTGPGADPSEWAEAGLRLELAEDGAVATVTLCRPERRNAQSPALWRALAAVGRGLPGTVRAVLLLAEGKSFSAGLDRAAFTPEGIPGERGLLDLAKGEEGDAVIAGYQQAFTWWRRPDLVSIAAVQGHAVGAGFQLALACDLRLVADDVQFAMRETALGLVPDLAGTKPLVDLVGPARALEICGTGRWVGADEAVRTGLANAALPVAELHAAAADLAAALLAAPRDALVETKALLQGALGRGYDEQRAAERAAQLRRLRDLAGLGE, via the coding sequence ATGCACACCGGCCCCGGCGCCGACCCGTCCGAGTGGGCGGAGGCCGGTCTCCGGCTGGAGCTGGCCGAGGACGGCGCCGTCGCGACGGTGACGTTGTGCCGCCCCGAGCGGCGCAACGCCCAGTCGCCCGCGCTGTGGCGCGCCCTCGCCGCGGTCGGCCGCGGCCTGCCCGGGACGGTGCGGGCGGTGCTGCTGCTCGCCGAGGGCAAGTCCTTCTCGGCCGGTCTCGACCGGGCCGCCTTCACCCCGGAGGGGATCCCCGGCGAGCGCGGTCTGCTCGACCTGGCCAAGGGCGAGGAGGGCGACGCCGTCATCGCCGGTTACCAGCAGGCCTTCACCTGGTGGCGCCGTCCCGACCTGGTCAGCATCGCCGCCGTGCAGGGGCATGCGGTGGGCGCCGGATTCCAGCTCGCCCTGGCCTGCGACCTCAGACTGGTCGCCGACGACGTCCAGTTCGCCATGCGCGAGACCGCGCTGGGCCTGGTGCCCGACCTGGCCGGGACCAAGCCGCTGGTGGACCTGGTGGGTCCGGCCCGCGCGCTGGAGATCTGCGGCACCGGGCGCTGGGTCGGCGCGGACGAGGCGGTCCGCACCGGCCTGGCCAACGCCGCCCTCCCCGTTGCCGAACTCCACGCCGCCGCCGCGGACCTGGCCGCGGCGCTGCTCGCCGCCCCCCGGGACGCCCTGGTGGAGACGAAGGCGCTGCTGCAGGGCGCGCTCGGTCGTGGCTACGACGAGCAGCGCGCGGCCGAGCGCGCCGCCCAGCTGCGTCGGCTGCGCGACCTGGCCGGGCTGGGGGAGTAG
- a CDS encoding helix-turn-helix domain-containing protein, which translates to MAETLKKGSRVTGPAREKLATELKKKYDSGASIRALAEETGRSYGFVHRMLSESGVSLRGRGGATRGKAKATAAATS; encoded by the coding sequence GTGGCCGAGACTCTGAAAAAGGGCAGCCGGGTAACGGGCCCCGCACGGGAGAAGCTCGCGACCGAGCTGAAGAAGAAGTACGACTCCGGTGCGAGTATCCGGGCGTTGGCGGAGGAGACGGGCCGGTCCTACGGATTCGTCCACCGCATGCTCAGCGAGTCCGGAGTTTCCCTCCGCGGTCGCGGTGGCGCCACGCGCGGTAAGGCCAAGGCGACCGCCGCGGCCACGTCCTGA
- the abc-f gene encoding ribosomal protection-like ABC-F family protein — MIAANAIELRAGARILLESASFRVAPGDRIGLVGRNGAGKTTLTKVLAGEGAPAAGTVTRSGQVGYLPQDPRTGDLDVLASNRILGARGLDEVLRKMRIAEDKMANGKGQTRDDAMKKYSRLETEFVTKGGYAAEAEAATIAASLGLPDRILAQPLHTLSGGQRRRVELARILFSDSDTLLLDEPTNHLDADSIIWLRDYLKTYRGGFIVISHDINLVETVVNKVFYLDANRTCIDVYNMGWKLYQQQREADEKRRKRERANAEKKASQLNSQADKMRAKATKTVAAQNMARRAEKLLSGLEAVRVSDKVAKLRFPDPAPCGKTPLMAEGLSKSYGSLEIFTDVDLAIDKGSKVVVLGLNGAGKTTLLRMLAGVEEPDTGTLIPGHGLKIGYYAQEHETLDNDRTILENMRSAAPDMDLVEVRKILGSFLFSGDDVDKPAGVLSGGEKTRLALATLVVSSANVLLLDEPTNNLDPASREEILGALRSFSGAVVLVTHDEGAVMALEPERIILLPDGIEDLWNEGYADLVSLA; from the coding sequence ATGATTGCCGCCAACGCCATCGAACTGCGTGCCGGTGCCCGCATCCTGCTGGAGTCCGCCAGCTTCCGGGTAGCCCCCGGCGACCGGATCGGCCTGGTCGGCCGCAACGGGGCCGGCAAGACCACGCTCACCAAGGTGCTGGCCGGCGAGGGCGCCCCCGCCGCCGGCACGGTCACCCGCAGCGGCCAGGTCGGCTACCTGCCGCAGGACCCCCGCACCGGGGACCTGGACGTGCTGGCCAGCAACCGCATCCTGGGCGCCCGCGGCCTGGACGAGGTGCTGCGCAAGATGCGCATCGCCGAGGACAAGATGGCCAACGGCAAGGGCCAGACCCGCGACGACGCGATGAAGAAGTACTCGCGGCTGGAGACCGAGTTCGTCACCAAGGGCGGCTACGCCGCCGAGGCCGAGGCGGCCACCATCGCCGCCAGCCTCGGGCTGCCGGACCGCATCCTGGCCCAGCCGCTGCACACCCTCTCCGGCGGTCAGCGGCGCCGGGTCGAGCTGGCCCGGATCCTGTTCTCGGACTCCGACACCCTGCTGCTGGACGAGCCCACCAACCACCTGGACGCCGACTCCATCATCTGGCTCCGGGACTACCTGAAGACCTACCGCGGCGGATTCATCGTCATCTCCCACGACATCAACCTGGTGGAGACGGTCGTCAACAAGGTGTTCTACCTGGACGCCAACCGCACCTGCATCGACGTCTACAACATGGGCTGGAAGCTCTACCAGCAGCAGCGCGAGGCCGACGAGAAGCGCCGCAAGCGCGAACGCGCCAACGCCGAGAAGAAGGCCTCCCAGCTGAACTCGCAGGCCGACAAGATGCGGGCCAAGGCCACCAAGACCGTGGCCGCGCAGAACATGGCCCGCCGCGCGGAGAAGCTGCTCTCCGGTCTCGAGGCGGTCCGGGTCAGCGACAAGGTCGCCAAGCTGCGCTTCCCCGACCCGGCCCCCTGCGGCAAGACCCCGCTGATGGCCGAGGGGCTCTCCAAGTCCTACGGTTCGCTGGAGATCTTCACCGACGTCGACCTGGCCATCGACAAGGGCTCCAAGGTGGTCGTGCTGGGCCTGAACGGCGCCGGCAAGACCACGCTGCTGCGGATGCTGGCCGGCGTGGAGGAGCCCGACACCGGCACGCTCATCCCCGGCCACGGGCTGAAGATCGGCTACTACGCCCAGGAGCACGAGACCCTGGACAACGACCGCACCATCCTGGAGAACATGCGCTCGGCCGCCCCGGACATGGACCTGGTGGAGGTCCGCAAGATCCTCGGCTCGTTCCTGTTCTCCGGCGACGACGTGGACAAGCCCGCCGGAGTGCTCTCCGGCGGCGAGAAGACCCGGCTGGCCCTGGCGACCCTGGTGGTGTCCAGCGCCAATGTGCTGCTCCTCGACGAGCCCACCAACAACCTCGACCCGGCCAGCCGGGAAGAGATCCTCGGCGCGCTGCGTTCCTTCAGCGGCGCCGTCGTCCTGGTCACCCACGACGAGGGCGCGGTCATGGCACTGGAGCCGGAGCGGATCATCCTGCTGCCGGACGGCATCGAGGACCTCTGGAACGAGGGCTACGCCGACCTGGTCTCCCTCGCCTGA
- a CDS encoding YnfA family protein: protein MTVTRSILLFVLAAFAEIGGCWLVWQSVKENRGWQYAVCGVLALGAYGFVAALQPDASFGRVLAAYGGVFVAGSLAWGVLVDGFRPTGWDLSGAAVCLLGAALIVYQPRG, encoded by the coding sequence ATGACCGTCACGCGTTCGATCCTGCTGTTCGTACTGGCGGCGTTCGCCGAGATCGGCGGCTGCTGGCTGGTCTGGCAGTCGGTGAAGGAGAACCGGGGGTGGCAGTACGCGGTCTGCGGAGTGCTGGCGCTCGGCGCCTACGGCTTTGTCGCGGCCCTCCAGCCGGACGCGTCCTTCGGCCGGGTGCTGGCCGCCTACGGCGGGGTGTTCGTCGCCGGGTCGCTGGCCTGGGGCGTGCTGGTGGACGGCTTCCGTCCCACCGGGTGGGACCTCTCCGGCGCCGCGGTCTGCCTGCTCGGCGCGGCGCTGATCGTCTACCAGCCGCGCGGCTGA
- a CDS encoding glycosyl hydrolase: MSRRRAVTLLVTAVVVVAAGLGLYGWSGDGGGRGPGADATAVPAHQVPFGAFLGSTESDDAMAQLSAWLGGAPVRVGHTYLPGTSWSDIEGSATLLGPWAAWRDAAPDRLLVLGVPMLPDNEGQVPDDEVRQLLAQGAAGRNDAHFTTLARTLVALGAPDTVLTLGWEMNGTTYTGRCGPDPTAWKQYWRRIVAAMRAVPGQRFRFEFAPTRGADAHPWPDCYPGDDVTDVVGMDSYDLAGSDPERTAPFASYVDEPYGLLAQVRFAAAHHKPVSYPEWGMYHRGDDPAYVRGMLAWASTHDTLYQTITDYCPHGVWRCTDNPRSGWVFREALSARSVP, encoded by the coding sequence ATGTCGCGCCGTCGTGCGGTGACGCTGCTGGTCACGGCGGTGGTGGTGGTCGCCGCCGGGTTGGGGCTGTACGGGTGGTCCGGGGACGGCGGCGGGCGGGGCCCCGGGGCCGACGCGACCGCGGTGCCGGCGCACCAGGTGCCGTTCGGCGCCTTCCTGGGGTCGACCGAGTCCGACGACGCGATGGCACAGCTCTCGGCCTGGCTGGGCGGCGCGCCGGTCCGGGTCGGGCACACCTATCTCCCCGGCACCTCCTGGTCGGACATCGAGGGCAGCGCCACCCTGCTCGGCCCGTGGGCGGCCTGGCGGGACGCCGCGCCGGACCGGCTGCTGGTGCTGGGGGTGCCGATGCTCCCCGACAACGAGGGGCAGGTCCCCGACGACGAGGTCCGGCAACTGCTGGCACAGGGCGCCGCCGGACGGAACGACGCCCACTTCACCACCCTGGCCCGCACCCTGGTCGCGCTGGGCGCGCCCGACACCGTGCTCACCCTCGGCTGGGAGATGAACGGCACCACCTACACCGGCCGCTGCGGTCCGGATCCCACCGCCTGGAAGCAGTACTGGCGCCGGATCGTCGCCGCCATGCGCGCGGTACCCGGGCAGCGCTTCCGCTTCGAGTTCGCGCCGACCAGGGGCGCCGACGCGCACCCCTGGCCGGACTGCTACCCCGGCGACGACGTGACCGACGTCGTCGGGATGGACAGCTACGACCTGGCCGGCTCCGACCCGGAGCGGACCGCGCCTTTCGCCAGCTATGTGGACGAGCCCTACGGGCTGCTGGCCCAGGTCCGCTTCGCGGCGGCGCACCACAAGCCGGTGTCGTACCCGGAGTGGGGGATGTACCACCGGGGCGACGACCCCGCCTACGTCCGAGGGATGCTGGCCTGGGCGAGCACCCACGACACCCTCTACCAGACCATCACCGACTACTGCCCGCACGGGGTCTGGCGCTGCACCGACAATCCCCGCTCCGGGTGGGTGTTCCGGGAGGCGCTCAGCGCGCGGTCAGTTCCCTGA
- a CDS encoding GNAT family N-acetyltransferase, which yields MTAPQLTASPVPAQAPAPVTEVCTVRDAAAFDALAADWDDLVDRCATATPFQSHAWLSSWWHSYGRPGRLRVVTVRRDGVLVGAAPLMLRRRVLPLLTGVGQGLTDFLDVLLDDADAERTAAVLARALAVGLGLRRPWVALDLRELRPGSAAHRIAEHWPGAARRLPDSLCQHLPAVPMEELVSRLPGRTAQRSRVKLRRLEAAGVETRTVPPEEVPGALRELLALHELQWRGRGVTPEHLRSRFAEHLSRSAERMAAAGRATVRQYRLDGELVACDLTLQVHGLSALYLYGVRPELRERVDVAGILLRESAAHAVATGRGELSLLRGDEPYKQRWRPEQARNERLLLGGAPAVAVHAAAIGLRAAAVRRLRARAPWLDAVRTKVRELTAR from the coding sequence ATGACGGCACCTCAGCTCACCGCTTCCCCGGTACCGGCGCAGGCCCCGGCCCCGGTGACCGAGGTGTGCACGGTGCGGGACGCCGCCGCCTTCGACGCCCTGGCCGCCGACTGGGACGACCTGGTCGACCGCTGCGCCACGGCCACCCCGTTCCAGAGCCACGCCTGGCTCTCCTCCTGGTGGCACAGCTACGGCAGGCCCGGACGGCTGCGGGTGGTGACGGTGCGTCGGGACGGCGTCCTGGTGGGCGCGGCCCCGCTGATGCTGCGTCGGCGAGTGCTGCCGCTGCTGACCGGGGTCGGCCAGGGGCTGACCGACTTCCTGGACGTGCTGCTGGACGACGCCGACGCCGAGCGGACCGCGGCGGTGCTGGCCCGGGCGCTGGCCGTTGGGCTCGGCCTGCGTCGTCCCTGGGTCGCGCTCGACCTGCGCGAGCTGCGCCCGGGATCGGCCGCGCACCGGATCGCCGAGCACTGGCCGGGGGCGGCCCGGCGGCTGCCCGACTCGCTGTGCCAGCATCTGCCCGCCGTGCCGATGGAGGAGCTGGTGTCCCGGCTGCCGGGACGCACCGCGCAGCGCAGCCGGGTCAAGCTGCGTCGGCTGGAGGCCGCCGGGGTCGAGACCCGCACGGTGCCGCCCGAAGAGGTGCCCGGGGCCCTCCGCGAGCTGCTGGCCCTGCACGAGCTGCAGTGGCGCGGCCGCGGCGTCACCCCCGAGCATCTGCGCTCCCGCTTCGCCGAGCACCTGTCGCGGTCCGCCGAGCGGATGGCCGCCGCCGGTCGCGCGACCGTCCGTCAGTACCGCCTCGACGGCGAGCTGGTGGCCTGCGATCTGACGCTGCAGGTGCACGGACTGTCCGCGCTCTACCTCTACGGGGTGCGCCCGGAGCTGCGGGAGCGGGTGGACGTCGCCGGAATACTGCTCCGGGAGAGCGCGGCCCACGCCGTCGCCACCGGTCGCGGCGAGCTGAGCCTGCTGCGCGGCGACGAGCCCTACAAGCAGCGCTGGCGCCCCGAGCAGGCCCGCAACGAGCGGCTGCTGCTGGGCGGGGCGCCCGCGGTGGCCGTCCACGCGGCGGCCATCGGCCTGCGCGCCGCCGCGGTCCGCCGGCTGCGCGCCCGCGCCCCCTGGCTCGATGCCGTCCGCACGAAGGTCAGGGAACTGACCGCGCGCTGA
- a CDS encoding lipopolysaccharide biosynthesis protein, whose product MSDTSRNAARSILRRCWPVLAAVPLGAACGGAYALAAPVQFQANAYVMVVPQADGDSATAVNFAQAYGRVIAQPEILLDASASTGVPLAQLTPLIQATTSPDAPMVQITGSAPTAARAAAEANAVARSLVTFGNDASKQTRVRLITFAAAARPAAASSPSRSLDVAVGGAAGLLVGGLGMMARQSRADGGPAPSPLPQPRSDGLSEDAPTDELPAEPAPDETPAPDSASAPTETGSKRPRQSATQARR is encoded by the coding sequence ATGTCCGACACCAGCCGTAACGCCGCGCGCAGCATCCTGCGCCGCTGCTGGCCCGTCCTCGCCGCCGTCCCGCTCGGCGCCGCCTGCGGTGGCGCCTACGCGCTGGCCGCGCCGGTGCAGTTCCAGGCCAACGCCTATGTGATGGTGGTGCCGCAGGCGGACGGCGACAGCGCCACCGCCGTCAACTTCGCCCAGGCCTACGGCCGGGTGATCGCCCAGCCGGAGATCCTGCTGGACGCGTCCGCCAGCACCGGCGTCCCGCTGGCGCAGCTGACCCCGCTGATCCAGGCGACCACCTCGCCGGACGCGCCGATGGTCCAGATCACCGGCAGCGCGCCGACGGCCGCACGGGCCGCCGCCGAGGCCAATGCGGTGGCGCGCTCGCTGGTGACCTTCGGCAACGACGCGTCCAAGCAGACCAGGGTCCGGCTGATCACCTTCGCCGCCGCGGCCAGGCCGGCCGCCGCGAGCTCGCCCTCCCGCAGCCTGGACGTGGCGGTGGGCGGCGCGGCCGGCCTGCTGGTCGGCGGCCTCGGCATGATGGCCCGGCAGTCGCGCGCCGACGGCGGCCCGGCCCCCTCGCCGCTGCCGCAGCCCCGCTCGGACGGTCTCTCCGAGGACGCGCCGACCGACGAACTGCCCGCCGAGCCGGCCCCCGACGAGACCCCGGCCCCGGACTCCGCCTCCGCCCCCACCGAGACGGGTTCCAAGCGCCCCCGCCAGTCCGCGACCCAGGCCCGTCGATGA